TATATGAACCCCGTTAGAAATTTTTCTAAAAATTATTATAGACGAAGGAATAACAATATTTATAGTGGGACTAATGGGGTGAAGGAGGAAAGAAATTATTACGTCTATATTTTAGCCAGCAAAAGAAACGGAACATTATATATTGGCGTAACCAATAATTTGTTAAACAGAAGTTTTCAGCATAAAATAAAACAGGACAAAAATAGTTTTACCGCCAAATATAATGTAGATAAACTAGTCTATTACGAAATTTTTGCTGATATTCGGGAGGCCATTGTTAGGGAAAAGCAACTAAAGAAATGGAAAAGGAAATGGAAAATAGAGTTAATAGAAAAAGATAATCCTACTTGGCGAGATTTATTTGATGATTTGTAGTTTTGTACGGCTCTACCCTGGATTCCCTCATCGTTTTCACGAGGACTAAGGGCCGCGGGAAGGACAGGGAGGGTAAAAATGGGGGAATAACAGCGGGGGAGAGGCAGTGGGGATGAAAACAAGAGAAAAGATTGCGCCTTGCAGAGAGTTCCATTTTTATCTGCCATTCGTGTAATAATTAGCCTTTTATTCGGAAATAGCTAAAGTTTTCATCAATCGGCTCAAGATAAGTTTTCAAGACGCCGAAATTTTTTTTATAAAGCGAACGCCTAAGATTGAAAGTATTGGCATGCTTGAATTGCCCGTAATAGGAGTTAATAACCGCCAGAATATTGCCTAAAAGCAGATTAAAATTTTCATATGTATCGGGAATGGGCGTATTGTTGAAATACCAGAGTTTTTTCTTTAAATTTCCCACGATTTTGCGGCGGGTCAAGAGGTGATGCGGTTTCACCACAAAACCGACAAAATTTATGCCTTTATAAATTGATTGCAGGACGGTTTTCTTCGGATGAAGCTGTAAATTCAAGTATTCATTTAAAAAATGGCTGATTTGCTTTCGCCATTTTTTTAATTGCTCCGGGTTTTCGTGGATTATCAAAATATCGTCAACATAGCGCAGGTAATATTTTATTTTTAATTTATGTTTAACAAATTGGTCAAGCTCATTTAAATAAACATTAGCGAAAAATTGCGAGGTTAGATTGCCAATCGGCAATCCTTTATTGGGCGAAACATTGAAAAGAGATTTGCGCGG
This is a stretch of genomic DNA from Patescibacteria group bacterium. It encodes these proteins:
- a CDS encoding GIY-YIG nuclease family protein; amino-acid sequence: MKEERNYYVYILASKRNGTLYIGVTNNLLNRSFQHKIKQDKNSFTAKYNVDKLVYYEIFADIREAIVREKQLKKWKRKWKIELIEKDNPTWRDLFDDL